A genomic window from Sporosarcina sp. Marseille-Q4063 includes:
- a CDS encoding GntR family transcriptional regulator yields MNIDKNSPIPIYYQVASSIRNRISNSEWTVDEKIPSESKLTKEYDISRVTLRNALDKLHDEGIIKREQGKGVFVRKNPQPLAHDFSLPSALGRKLQENGLDVTSLVISAHVSNPISYINTILNIDEDEKLAYIKRIFIFNNKPIGLNRSWLSDAMVPGITENQLIDNRLSLTLENIYKFKPNGIENTIQAVIPNSSDMKALNMNYLMPATLVTSTSYLADKSPLEYSKTLWLGDRVKFNLNINMENK; encoded by the coding sequence ATGAATATAGATAAAAACTCACCAATCCCTATTTATTATCAGGTTGCATCAAGTATTAGAAATAGAATTTCAAATAGTGAATGGACAGTAGATGAAAAAATACCTTCGGAATCGAAATTAACAAAAGAGTATGACATTAGCAGAGTTACTTTAAGGAATGCATTAGATAAATTGCACGATGAGGGAATTATTAAAAGAGAGCAAGGTAAAGGGGTGTTCGTTAGGAAAAATCCTCAACCGTTAGCTCATGATTTCAGTTTACCGTCAGCCCTCGGTAGAAAATTACAAGAAAATGGTTTAGATGTAACCTCACTAGTTATTTCGGCGCACGTTTCCAATCCAATATCGTATATTAATACAATATTAAATATTGATGAAGATGAAAAATTAGCATATATCAAAAGAATCTTTATTTTTAACAATAAGCCAATTGGTTTGAATCGATCCTGGCTCTCAGATGCAATGGTTCCCGGAATAACTGAGAATCAACTCATTGATAACCGCCTAAGCTTAACACTTGAAAATATTTATAAATTTAAACCCAATGGTATTGAGAACACAATACAAGCCGTTATTCCGAATTCCTCAGACATGAAAGCACTAAATATGAATTACCTAATGCCGGCTACACTAGTAACGAGCACTTCTTATCTAGCTGATAAGTCACCATTGGAGTATTCTAAAACTTTGTGGTTAGGTGATCGGGTAAAATTCAATTTAAATATTAACATGGAAAACAAGTGA
- the rbsK gene encoding ribokinase: MITVIGSLNMDLVVETKGLPKQGETNFGKSFATMPGGKGANQAVSVSRLGADVQFIGCIGEDLFGNELLKNLKNENIDTKNIQTVKNSSTGIANILLSEGDNRIIVIPGANYELTSQKIISKKDTILQSKMVIIQLEIPANTVLKVLEICHTANIPVLLNPAPASSFSMDYIDYATFITPNETECKDIFGVNYEKALELYPNQLIVTKGKSGAQYFDGIEHKFIKGFKTNVIDTTGAGDTFNGAFAFAISRQYPFNDAVEFANAAASLSVEKFGAQGGMPSLQLVMKRVASRI, translated from the coding sequence ATGATTACAGTTATAGGTAGTTTAAATATGGATTTAGTCGTAGAAACAAAAGGATTGCCCAAACAAGGGGAAACGAATTTCGGCAAAAGCTTTGCAACGATGCCAGGTGGAAAGGGAGCCAACCAAGCAGTTTCCGTTTCCCGATTAGGTGCTGATGTCCAGTTTATAGGTTGTATTGGCGAGGACTTATTTGGTAACGAACTATTAAAGAACTTAAAAAATGAAAATATTGATACAAAAAACATTCAAACTGTTAAAAATTCATCAACTGGTATTGCTAATATATTGTTATCGGAAGGTGATAACCGGATAATTGTTATCCCAGGGGCTAATTATGAACTAACATCTCAAAAAATTATAAGTAAAAAAGATACTATCCTCCAAAGCAAGATGGTTATCATCCAATTGGAAATACCAGCAAATACTGTTTTAAAAGTACTTGAGATATGTCACACTGCCAATATTCCTGTGTTACTGAATCCCGCACCTGCTTCAAGTTTTTCTATGGACTATATCGATTATGCAACATTTATTACGCCTAATGAAACCGAGTGTAAGGACATCTTTGGTGTCAACTATGAAAAAGCTTTGGAATTGTATCCGAATCAATTGATTGTTACTAAAGGCAAAAGTGGCGCACAATATTTTGACGGAATAGAGCACAAATTCATTAAAGGGTTTAAAACAAATGTGATTGATACAACAGGAGCAGGCGATACTTTCAATGGAGCATTTGCATTTGCTATCTCACGGCAGTATCCTTTTAATGATGCAGTTGAATTTGCTAATGCTGCTGCATCTTTGTCTGTGGAAAAGTTCGGTGCTCAGGGGGGTATGCCTTCTTTGCAATTGGTAATGAAACGGGTCGCTTCAAGAATTTAG
- the mcrC gene encoding 5-methylcytosine-specific restriction endonuclease system specificity protein McrC, producing the protein MIKIKNIYHMLTYAFRVLNKANYNKIAVEEFDHTADLLAAILIKGVNSQVKRGLGKEYIQTTAALRSPKGKINVTQSIKHQSHMKSQLICNYEVYTENTYMNQILKITMMRLLRLNEVSLKNKRELRKALLFFSNVYQIDFRTINWSTLNYTRNNSTYKMLMNICYFIIDGLLLTEKEGDYKSAKFMDDQKMHRLFEKFVYEYYRKHFPEYRVNAPHIKWQVDEGDIEFLPTMKTDIVLRSEENTLIIDTKYYGKTMQKSFNKKSFHSNNLYQIFTYVKNEDIKKSGNVSGMLLYAKTEEDITPNETFMVSGNRIGVKTIDLNMEFHEIKKQLDGFVGEFL; encoded by the coding sequence ATGATTAAAATTAAAAATATTTATCACATGCTCACATATGCTTTTCGAGTATTAAATAAAGCGAACTATAACAAGATTGCTGTGGAGGAGTTTGATCATACTGCGGATTTATTAGCCGCAATCTTGATAAAAGGTGTCAATAGTCAAGTGAAAAGAGGATTAGGTAAAGAATATATTCAAACGACCGCTGCACTTAGATCCCCCAAAGGGAAAATAAATGTGACACAGTCTATAAAACATCAATCCCACATGAAAAGTCAGCTCATATGCAATTATGAAGTATACACAGAAAATACGTATATGAATCAAATTCTTAAAATAACAATGATGCGATTGTTAAGATTAAATGAAGTATCGCTAAAAAACAAACGTGAGTTGCGTAAAGCGCTATTGTTCTTTTCAAATGTGTATCAAATCGATTTCCGGACTATTAACTGGTCTACTTTGAATTACACACGAAATAATTCGACTTATAAAATGCTCATGAATATTTGCTATTTTATCATTGATGGTTTATTGCTTACTGAAAAAGAGGGAGATTATAAATCTGCCAAGTTTATGGATGACCAAAAAATGCATAGACTATTTGAGAAATTTGTTTATGAATATTATCGCAAACACTTCCCAGAGTATAGGGTGAATGCACCCCATATCAAGTGGCAAGTTGATGAAGGTGATATTGAATTTTTACCCACGATGAAAACAGATATTGTATTGCGATCTGAAGAAAACACACTTATTATCGACACCAAATATTATGGTAAGACGATGCAAAAAAGTTTTAATAAGAAGTCATTTCACTCTAATAATTTATATCAAATTTTCACGTATGTTAAAAATGAAGATATAAAGAAAAGTGGGAATGTGAGCGGTATGTTGCTTTATGCGAAAACGGAAGAAGATATAACACCAAATGAAACATTTATGGTGTCTGGTAATCGGATAGGGGTAAAAACAATAGATTTAAATATGGAGTTTCATGAGATTAAAAAGCAACTTGATGGGTTTGTTGGGGAGTTTTTGTGA
- a CDS encoding AAA family ATPase, translating into MKAQMLEREIAANDNTTINHSDNKNKRRYWLYSPGTGASMWDEFYADGIMGLGNEEMGDLTQFASKEEMKQQMKELYGQDRTYMNIAHAAWQFANEIQPGDIIFAKKGMKIIIGYGVVESEYIFDADRETFNHIRKVNWKKEGEWPHPGQAAQKSLTEITPYTEYVEELKRIVLENNGDMDGEELDEIEETYERYTSQDFLNEVFMDRTDYERLVKILKMKKNLILQGAPGVGKTFAAKRLAYSIMNEKDSSRVNMIQFHQSYSYEDFMMGYRPVENGFKLAQGPFYRFCKKAEEDSERDYFFIIDEINRGNLSQIFGELLMLLENDKRGHELELIYRNEKFSIPKNVYVIGMMNTADRGLAMIDYALRRRFAFFHMKPGFNSEGFQQVIHNASNLKFNKLIAQIQRLNEVISEDETLGAGFEIGHSYVCFDKVVTDEDLSVVIEYELLPLLEEYWFDELEKYNEWSQKLYGVLND; encoded by the coding sequence ATGAAAGCACAGATGTTAGAGAGAGAAATTGCTGCTAATGATAACACGACTATTAATCATTCTGACAATAAAAATAAGAGAAGATATTGGTTATATTCACCTGGGACTGGTGCGTCTATGTGGGATGAATTTTATGCTGATGGAATTATGGGGTTAGGAAATGAAGAAATGGGTGATTTAACTCAATTTGCTTCTAAAGAAGAAATGAAACAACAAATGAAGGAGTTATATGGACAAGACCGTACATATATGAATATAGCTCATGCTGCGTGGCAGTTTGCGAATGAAATTCAACCTGGTGATATTATTTTTGCGAAAAAAGGTATGAAGATTATCATTGGTTACGGAGTGGTCGAATCAGAATACATATTTGACGCAGATAGGGAAACTTTTAACCATATACGAAAAGTAAATTGGAAAAAAGAGGGAGAATGGCCTCACCCCGGGCAAGCAGCACAAAAAAGTCTAACGGAGATAACGCCTTATACTGAATACGTAGAAGAATTAAAACGAATCGTCCTTGAAAATAATGGTGACATGGATGGAGAAGAGTTAGATGAGATTGAAGAGACATACGAACGATATACTTCACAAGACTTTTTAAACGAAGTATTCATGGATCGAACCGATTACGAAAGGTTAGTCAAAATATTAAAGATGAAGAAAAATCTTATTTTACAAGGTGCTCCTGGTGTTGGAAAGACATTTGCGGCGAAACGGTTAGCTTACTCAATCATGAATGAAAAAGATAGTAGTCGCGTGAATATGATCCAATTCCATCAGAGTTATAGTTATGAAGATTTTATGATGGGGTATCGTCCCGTAGAAAATGGTTTTAAACTTGCACAAGGGCCATTTTATCGATTTTGCAAGAAAGCCGAAGAAGATAGTGAAAGAGATTACTTTTTTATTATCGATGAGATTAATCGAGGAAATTTAAGTCAGATTTTCGGTGAGCTGCTTATGTTATTAGAAAATGATAAACGTGGACACGAGCTGGAGCTAATTTATCGTAATGAAAAGTTCTCAATTCCTAAAAATGTGTATGTCATTGGAATGATGAATACAGCTGATAGAGGTCTTGCGATGATTGACTATGCATTAAGAAGACGTTTTGCGTTTTTTCATATGAAGCCTGGATTTAATTCTGAGGGTTTTCAACAAGTAATTCATAACGCAAGTAATCTAAAGTTTAATAAACTGATTGCACAAATCCAACGTTTGAATGAAGTCATTTCAGAAGATGAGACATTAGGAGCTGGCTTTGAAATAGGCCACAGTTATGTTTGTTTCGATAAGGTTGTGACAGATGAAGATTTATCAGTTGTGATTGAGTATGAGTTACTTCCATTATTGGAGGAGTATTGGTTTGATGAGCTTGAGAAATATAATGAATGGTCGCAAAAGCTGTACGGAGTATTAAATGATTAA
- a CDS encoding cupin domain-containing protein, translating to MENKELGKAIANYRVKQNYNLKQLAEKTKISSSMLSQIERGLTSPSLNTLRMIADALELPLLSFFTESEKSKDLITRADSRKKIVFPPPQNMEYMLLSPDLSGSIEMVLMKIPPLSNSAENPVVHIGEEVAYVLEGSIMLHLGDDIEILYTGDSVKIPPGVHHKWENTTDQEVTIIFAVTPPTF from the coding sequence GTGGAGAATAAAGAATTAGGAAAAGCAATTGCTAACTATCGTGTAAAACAGAATTATAATCTTAAACAACTGGCAGAAAAAACGAAAATCTCTTCATCAATGTTAAGTCAAATTGAAAGAGGGCTTACCAGTCCATCACTAAATACGCTTAGAATGATTGCAGATGCATTGGAGCTACCATTACTTAGTTTTTTTACAGAATCCGAGAAAAGTAAGGATTTAATAACAAGGGCAGATTCCAGAAAAAAAATCGTATTTCCACCACCGCAAAACATGGAGTATATGTTGCTATCCCCTGATTTAAGCGGCTCAATTGAAATGGTACTCATGAAAATACCGCCGCTGTCTAATTCAGCTGAAAATCCTGTTGTTCACATTGGCGAAGAAGTCGCATACGTATTAGAAGGCAGCATCATGTTACATCTTGGTGATGATATTGAAATTTTATACACTGGGGACAGTGTGAAAATACCACCTGGCGTACATCATAAATGGGAAAATACCACAGATCAAGAAGTAACGATTATTTTTGCAGTGACGCCTCCCACATTTTAA
- a CDS encoding gluconate:H+ symporter: MQTGAMMMLVLFLSIVLLIFLILKFKIHPFISLVLAGIFIGLATGMPLMNIVDSIENGVGGTLGSLAVVIGFGTILGKMLEISGGAERLARTMLNALGEKRAPWVMSLIGIIAGIPVFFEVGFVLLFPIVFIVARQAQMSLLRIGIPLAISLMVVHAMVPPHPAAFAITEMLGADVGKVILYSLLIGTPTAIIAGPIYAKFISRGTRTEVFHDLEVKAPRPDEELPKFGITLFTILLPLFVMVGKTVGDLYLLEGSLAYDVVRFLGNPIIALLISVFVAYYTLGLSRGLTMKEVLAHTEDGFKSIASILLIIAGGGAYNAFLVDSGLGTELSTIMQSLNMNPIILAWLIGTILHLAIGSVTVAMISAAGIIGPLLVVYPTLSPEIAVLAIGAGAIGWCHVNDSAFWLVKEYLGLSLTDAFKSFTAATVIASVVALGGVLVLAQFI, encoded by the coding sequence ATGCAAACAGGTGCAATGATGATGTTGGTTTTATTTTTATCTATTGTATTACTAATTTTTCTTATCCTTAAATTTAAAATACATCCGTTTATTTCTCTAGTTCTGGCGGGTATTTTTATTGGATTAGCTACGGGCATGCCCCTTATGAACATTGTTGACTCTATTGAAAATGGAGTGGGCGGAACGCTAGGATCACTAGCTGTTGTTATCGGATTTGGAACGATTTTAGGTAAGATGTTAGAGATATCTGGTGGTGCTGAGCGCTTGGCTCGAACAATGCTAAATGCTTTGGGAGAAAAGCGTGCCCCTTGGGTTATGTCACTTATCGGTATCATTGCTGGGATTCCAGTGTTTTTTGAAGTAGGTTTTGTCTTACTCTTCCCGATCGTTTTCATCGTTGCCAGACAAGCCCAGATGTCGCTTTTAAGGATCGGGATTCCTTTGGCCATATCTTTGATGGTTGTACACGCAATGGTACCTCCACATCCAGCAGCATTTGCCATTACCGAAATGTTGGGAGCCGATGTAGGGAAAGTTATATTATATTCACTTCTTATCGGTACACCTACTGCAATCATTGCTGGGCCAATCTATGCTAAGTTCATCAGTCGTGGAACTAGAACTGAAGTATTTCATGATTTAGAAGTAAAAGCACCAAGACCGGATGAGGAGCTTCCTAAGTTTGGAATTACTTTATTTACGATTCTCTTGCCTTTGTTCGTTATGGTAGGAAAAACAGTTGGCGATTTATATCTCCTCGAAGGTTCATTAGCTTACGATGTTGTCAGATTTTTAGGTAATCCAATTATTGCTTTACTTATTTCGGTATTTGTAGCATATTACACATTAGGTCTTTCCCGCGGCTTAACGATGAAGGAAGTATTAGCCCATACTGAGGACGGATTCAAGTCTATTGCATCTATTTTGCTGATCATCGCTGGTGGCGGTGCTTATAATGCATTTTTGGTTGATAGTGGCTTAGGTACAGAGTTATCTACGATTATGCAATCGTTAAACATGAACCCAATTATTCTAGCTTGGTTAATAGGAACAATATTGCACCTGGCAATCGGTTCCGTTACGGTAGCCATGATTAGTGCTGCGGGTATAATAGGTCCTTTATTAGTCGTTTATCCAACGTTGAGTCCAGAGATTGCAGTTCTCGCAATTGGTGCTGGGGCTATCGGTTGGTGTCACGTTAACGATTCTGCTTTCTGGCTTGTCAAAGAATACTTAGGACTATCATTAACAGATGCGTTTAAGAGTTTCACTGCTGCAACTGTGATTGCATCGGTGGTTGCACTTGGCGGCGTATTGGTTTTAGCACAATTCATTTAA
- the dsdA gene encoding D-serine ammonia-lyase, which yields MQNKTIQGKTIKEWEEQFPLMSKIISTEEVFWTNPKYGAFADAIENISLSEIDVKDAEERLNRFAPYIAKVFPETEKTDGIIESPTVRIPTMQTEMEKAYNQEIKGQLLLKCDSHLAISGSIKARGGIYEVLKHAEDLATRNNMLTTNDDYSIIDSDRFKAFFSKYSIAVGSTGNLGLSIGIISAQLGFKVSVHMSADAKQWKKDLLRSRGVTVVEYESDYSIAVEEGRKQAEADPNTHFIDDENSTDLFLGYAVAASRLKKQLEEMNVVVDKDHPLFVYLPCGVGGGPGGVAFGLKLVFKDHVHCFFAEPTHSPCMVIGLMSGLHDLVSVQDFGIDNITDADGLAVGRASGFVGKTLEKLMSGSYTVKDEELYKLLSMLSDSENIQLEPSALAGMHGPMQFFRDEAGQKYIENNNLQNKIKNVSHIVWGTGGSMVPTDEMESYYNKGKDILASE from the coding sequence ATGCAAAATAAAACAATTCAAGGAAAAACGATAAAAGAATGGGAAGAACAGTTTCCATTAATGAGCAAGATTATTTCAACTGAGGAAGTGTTTTGGACAAACCCTAAATACGGGGCTTTTGCAGATGCGATTGAAAATATTTCTTTATCAGAGATTGATGTAAAAGATGCAGAAGAAAGATTAAATAGATTTGCACCCTATATTGCGAAGGTATTCCCAGAAACAGAAAAAACAGATGGCATTATTGAATCACCTACTGTTCGAATTCCTACGATGCAAACGGAGATGGAAAAGGCCTATAATCAAGAAATCAAAGGGCAATTATTGCTCAAATGTGACAGTCATCTGGCGATTTCTGGGTCAATTAAAGCAAGAGGCGGCATTTACGAGGTTTTAAAACATGCGGAAGATCTAGCGACCCGGAATAATATGCTGACAACAAACGATGATTATTCAATCATTGACAGTGATAGATTTAAAGCGTTCTTCTCTAAGTATTCTATTGCAGTAGGATCAACCGGAAACCTAGGACTCAGCATCGGTATCATAAGTGCACAATTAGGATTTAAGGTTTCTGTTCATATGTCGGCTGATGCGAAGCAATGGAAGAAAGATTTGCTTAGAAGCAGAGGTGTTACAGTCGTCGAGTATGAATCAGATTATAGTATCGCCGTAGAGGAAGGCAGAAAACAAGCAGAAGCCGACCCAAACACGCACTTTATTGATGATGAAAATTCGACCGATCTATTTTTAGGATATGCTGTTGCAGCTTCTAGATTAAAAAAGCAATTAGAAGAAATGAATGTAGTTGTGGATAAGGATCATCCATTATTTGTTTACCTTCCATGTGGCGTTGGCGGCGGACCTGGTGGCGTAGCATTTGGATTAAAGTTGGTTTTCAAAGATCATGTACATTGCTTCTTTGCCGAACCAACACATTCACCGTGTATGGTGATCGGATTAATGTCCGGCCTGCATGATTTAGTATCGGTACAAGACTTCGGCATTGATAACATTACGGATGCTGATGGACTAGCAGTCGGTCGCGCTTCAGGTTTCGTAGGGAAAACTTTAGAAAAACTCATGAGTGGTTCCTATACCGTAAAAGATGAGGAATTATATAAACTACTAAGTATGTTATCCGACTCGGAGAATATTCAATTAGAACCTTCTGCGCTCGCTGGCATGCATGGTCCAATGCAATTCTTCAGAGACGAAGCTGGCCAAAAGTATATAGAGAATAACAACTTACAAAATAAGATCAAAAATGTTTCACACATCGTTTGGGGAACAGGCGGCAGCATGGTTCCGACCGATGAAATGGAAAGCTATTATAACAAGGGAAAAGATATTCTTGCTTCTGAATAA